The following is a genomic window from Thermostichus vulcanus str. 'Rupite'.
ACCCCTGAATCCCTGACCCCCTACATTCTGGAAGAAGCCTATGAGACGGTAGCGGCCATTCGCGCCGGGGATCCCGCTGCCATTGCTGATGAATTGGGGGATTTGTTGTTGCAGGTGGTGTTGCAATCTCAGATTTCTGCCGAACAGGGGCAGTTTGATTTGGAAACGGTGGCGGCAGCAATTGCCGATAAGTTGATCCGGCGTCACCCGCATGTGTTTGGGGAGGCTGCGATTGCTGATCTGCCAGAGCTACACCGCACTTGGGAAGACATCAAGCAAACAGAACAACCGGATCAAACCCTCGGCCAAAAACTCCTGCACTATGCCCAAAGTTTGCCCCCCCTGATGGCTGCCCTGAAAATCTCCCGCAAAGTGGTCGGGGCAGGGTTTGAGTGGCCGGATGTGGAAGGGATCTGGGCCAAGATCCGAGAAG
Proteins encoded in this region:
- the mazG gene encoding nucleoside triphosphate pyrophosphohydrolase; this translates as MSRLAAIVAQLRAPTGCPWDQAQTPESLTPYILEEAYETVAAIRAGDPAAIADELGDLLLQVVLQSQISAEQGQFDLETVAAAIADKLIRRHPHVFGEAAIADLPELHRTWEDIKQTEQPDQTLGQKLLHYAQSLPPLMAALKISRKVVGAGFEWPDVEGIWAKIREEEAELRQELERATPDPARQSAELGDLLFALVNLGRWYELDAAQALTETNLRFARRFLCMEELAREQAEHTESEPPNNGSTPHLKGRTLQELEALWQQAKQQHP